The Lactuca sativa cultivar Salinas chromosome 2, Lsat_Salinas_v11, whole genome shotgun sequence genome includes a window with the following:
- the LOC111888280 gene encoding protein IQ-DOMAIN 3, whose translation MGKKKGNWFSAVKKALSPSDSKEKKEKRSDKRTPKKSWFGKQRRLDKDFSQTEAAGLPYPATVTTAATRSPPTEDAKLTEAENEQTKHAYSVAYATAVAAEAAVAAAHAAAQVVRLTSTTRFVGKSTEEIAAIKIQTAYRGHLARRALRAVRGLGRLKSLIQGQSVKRQAISTLKCMQTLAHVQSQVRSRRIRMSEENQTFKRQFLLKHEKEFNTTRSSFGNSWDDSRKSKEEIEARLQNRQEAAVRRERAMAYAHSHQQTWKNAKNSTNPMFLDPNNPHWGWSWLERWMAARPWENQSISDKAPPVSHHSPARAPSSSGRVRPESQKGSVDEDTRSYYSVQSERNRRHSVASSVRDDESFGSSPAVPGYMASTKSTKARSRGASPSPSPLGSGRKGTSEKGSVAGSAKKRLSFSGSPARNTKKFPESPLKNSNS comes from the exons ATGGGCAAGAAGAAGGGAAATTGGTTTTCTGCAGTAAAAAAAGCTCTAAGCCCTTCTGATTCGAAGGAGAAGAAAGAAAAG AGATCCGATAAACGCACTCCAAAAAAATCTTGGTTcgggaagcaaaggaggttggaTAAAGATTTCTCCCAAACAGAAGCCGCCGGATTACCATACCCTGCCACTGTCACCACCGCTGCCACTCGTTCTCCTCCCACAGAGGACGCAAAACTCACCGAAGCCGAAAATGAACAGACTAAACACGCTTATTCCGTCGCCTATGCTACCGCCGTGGCAGCAGAAGCAGCGGTGGCAGCCGCCCATGCCGCCGCGCAGGTTGTTCGCCTGACATCTACAACCCGTTTTGTGGGTAAATCCACAGAAGAAATTGCCGCCATCAAGATCCAGACAGCTTATCGCGGCCACCTG GCAAGAAGGGCGTTGCGTGCTGTGAGAGGATTAGGGAGGTTGAAGTCATTGATTCAAGGTCAATCGGTTAAACGCCAAGCGATCTCCACTTTAAAATGTATGCAGACATTGGCTCACGTTCAGTCTCAGGTCCGATCAAGACGCATTCGTATGTCGGAGGAGAATCAAACTTTCAAACGACAATTCCTTCTGAAGCACGAGAAAGAGTTTAACACCACTCGATCCTCG TTTGGAAATTCATGGGATGACAGCAGAAAATCGAAAGAGGAAATTGAAGCTAGGTTACAAAACAGACAGGAGGCTGCTGTAAGAAGAGAAAGAGCGATGGCATATGCACATTCTCATCAGCAAACATGGAAGAACGCCAAAAATTCTACAAATCCGATGTTTCTAGACCCAAACAATCCTCACTGGGGATGGAGTTGGCTGGAGAGGTGGATGGCCGCCAGGCCCTGGGAAAATCAAAGCATCTCCGACAAAGCACCGCCGGTTAGCCACCATTCACCCGCCAGAGCTCCGTCATCTAGCGGCAGGGTGAGGCCGGAAAGCCAAAAGGGAAGCGTGGATGAAGACACCCGGAGCTATTACAGCGTGCAGTCGGAACGAAACCGGCGGCACAGCGTGGCTAGCTCGGTGCGTGACGACGAGAGCTTTGGTTCATCGCCGGCGGTTCCTGGTTACATGGCTTCGACAAAATCGACGAAGGCGAGGTCTCGAGGGGCTAGCCCTAGTCCAAGCCCATTAGGTTCAGGAAGGAAAGGAACCTCTGAGAAGGGTTCTGTGGCCGGGTCGGCCAAGAAACGGCTTTCGTTCTCCGGTTCACCGGCTCGCAACACGAAGAAGTTCCCTGAGTCACCACTGAAGAACTCGAATTCGTAA